From Plasmodium berghei strain NK65 ny genome assembly, organelle: plastid:apicoplast, a single genomic window includes:
- the rps7 gene encoding apicoplast ribosomal protein S7, whose product MRVLFQYFIKIFLKKGKLNKSIKLLIYILYLLKKITNKLGIVIFNKAIKNLLLPFSFYKIKINTIKYNIPIIISFNKSIFNVYKLFIKIIQNKNTLLYKIICKYLILSYNKEGDLYKMKLNLIKQFISNRTYIYLLNKKTIKN is encoded by the coding sequence ATGAGAGTTTTATTTCAATATTTTATTAAAATATTTTTAAAAAAAGGTAAATTAAATAAAAGTATAAAATTATTAATATATATATTATATTTATTAAAAAAAATAACTAATAAATTAGGTATAGTTATTTTTAATAAAGCTATAAAAAATTTGTTATTACCATTTTCATTTTATAAAATAAAAATTAATACAATTAAATATAATATTCCTATTATAATTTCATTTAATAAATCTATTTTTAATGTATATAAATTATTTATTAAAATAATACAAAATAAAAATACTTTATTATATAAAATTATTTGTAAATATTTAATTTTAAGTTATAATAAAGAAGGAGATTTATATAAAATGAAATTAAATTTAATAAAACAATTTATATCAAATAGAACTTATATATATTTATTAAATAAAAAGACGATAAAAAATTGA
- the rps12 gene encoding apicoplast ribosomal protein S12 — protein MLTITKLLYTKKIKSLKKINKSNNYLLNKCPQKKGIVLKILIKTPKKPNSALRKVAKIKLSNNKELLAYIPGEGKSIQEHNFVLIKGGRVKDLPGIRYKVIRGALDAIGVKNRKTSRSKYGTKKI, from the coding sequence ATGTTAACAATTACTAAGCTATTATATACAAAAAAAATAAAATCATTAAAAAAAATTAATAAGTCTAATAATTATTTATTAAATAAATGTCCACAAAAAAAAGGTATTGTATTAAAAATATTAATAAAAACTCCTAAAAAACCGAATTCTGCTTTAAGAAAAGTTGCTAAAATAAAATTATCTAATAATAAAGAATTATTAGCATATATACCGGGTGAAGGAAAATCCATTCAAGAACATAATTTTGTTTTAATTAAAGGAGGTAGAGTTAAAGATTTACCTGGTATTAGATATAAAGTTATAAGAGGAGCATTAGATGCAATAGGAGTTAAAAATAGAAAAACTTCAAGATCTAAATATGGAACTAAAAAAATTTAA
- the rps11 gene encoding apicoplast ribosomal protein S11 — protein MNTNYIIFLYFKLTLKNTLVTISKYKQLNFKYIYIKNIKSISCGCLKNFKNRLKSTIVANNILTINIIKYLINKNLYNINVIFNGINSYRIHILKLLLNIKYKNKKLNINKLFDITSIPYNGCKISKRKY, from the coding sequence ATGAATACAAATTATATTATTTTTTTATATTTTAAATTAACTTTAAAAAATACATTAGTAACTATTTCTAAATATAAACAATTAAATTTTAAATATATATATATTAAAAATATAAAGAGTATATCTTGTGGTTGTTTGAAAAATTTTAAAAATAGGTTAAAAAGTACTATAGTAGCAAATAATATATTAACTATAAATATTATAAAATATTTAATTAATAAAAATTTATATAATATAAATGTTATTTTTAATGGTATTAATTCTTATAGAATTCATATATTAAAATTATTATTAAATATTAAATATAAAAATAAAAAATTAAATATAAATAAATTATTTGATATAACTTCTATACCTTATAATGGATGTAAAATTTCTAAAAGAAAATATTAA